A window of Phycisphaerae bacterium genomic DNA:
GGCCAGGGCGACCGCGACCGCCGCCGCGCTCGCCAGGACCGGCAGGACCACCGCCAGGACCGCCGGAGCCGGGTGCCGAGACGCCGGCTGCCGAGACGCCGGGCATCGGGCTCTTCCAGATCATCTTGCCGGTCAGCTTGTCGAGAGCGACCAGAATCGCCTCCTGGCTGCCGGGCGTGCAGATGACCTTGTCACCATCAACCAGCGGCGATTCCCGGTAGCTCCATGTCGGGGCACGCCCGCCAAAATCACGGGTCAGGCTGCACCGCCAGACGATCGCGCCGTCCTGCACCTGCAGGCAAACCACATCGCCACTCATGCTCTCGACATAGAGCCGCTCGCCATCGACGGTCGGCGTGCACCCAGGCCCCTCCTTTCCCTGCGGCATGCGCTGCCCGGCGGCCGGCCCAAGACGCGTCGCCCACAGCTCCTTGCCGTCCTTCTCCGACAAGGCCCAGACGACTTCGTCTTCACCGCGGTTGCTCGTACCGTAGATCCGCCCAGCGGCGATGGACGGGGCGCTGTAGCCGCCCCCGAGCCCGCTAACCTTCCAGGCGAGCGGTGGGCCTTCTTTCGGCCATTCCTTGAGGAGACCGGGCTCCTTGGAGACGGCGTTCCGGTCCGGGCCCTGCCACTGGGGCCAGTCAAAGGATTCCGCTGAGGCGGCGGGGGCCGTCCCGCCGGCAAGTAGCAGGGCCAGGATCCAAGGGTAGCGTTTCATACGAGGACCTCCGTGATAGACAGACCCCAAACCCACAGGTCTTATTCTAACTTCCCATATCGTCTTACACGGGCCGATTCGGCCCTCGGGATATGACGATTATCCAGAATCCTTGAACAATTCTCCAAAACACCGTACCGTGCCATCGCCGAGTCGACGAAAACACCTGCTATCGTGCGGGAGGCGATCAACGTGACGGGTAATCGACAAGCCGACCGCATGCAGGCAGATCGTGAGGAACTCGCCCGCCGAATCGCAAACGCACTGCCACGCGATGGTCACCTGGAGCCGCAGCCGGGTCTGCACTTCCACCGGCATTCCACAGTAGGCGAACGAGTGTGCGGCTTCGATCCGGCCGCATTCTGCGTCATCGCCCAGGGCAGCAAGGTCATCCTCCTCGGCCAAGATA
This region includes:
- a CDS encoding PQQ-like beta-propeller repeat protein; amino-acid sequence: MKRYPWILALLLAGGTAPAASAESFDWPQWQGPDRNAVSKEPGLLKEWPKEGPPLAWKVSGLGGGYSAPSIAAGRIYGTSNRGEDEVVWALSEKDGKELWATRLGPAAGQRMPQGKEGPGCTPTVDGERLYVESMSGDVVCLQVQDGAIVWRCSLTRDFGGRAPTWSYRESPLVDGDKVICTPGSQEAILVALDKLTGKMIWKSPMPGVSAAGVSAPGSGGPGGGPAGPGERGGGRGRPGRGPGGFGGTGGSEAAYASPIAIDFEGQRQYVQFTAKTLMGVAASDGKFLWRYDRPANRMSINCSTPLYRDGQVFAASAYGTGGGLVKLSKDANGGVKAEEVYFTNKMQNHHGGMVVVDGCLYGANGGNEGGNLICLDFKTGNVMWDGRQVAQNQPPKGSILLADGRLYYRHEKGTMTLIEPNPKEYVERGRFEQPDRTKAPAWTHPVIANGKLYLRDQDLLFAYDVKAQRD